One genomic region from Rosa rugosa chromosome 1, drRosRugo1.1, whole genome shotgun sequence encodes:
- the LOC133724748 gene encoding uncharacterized protein LOC133724748: MSALKITKKHHKHLNNPFPSAPLSLPLIQGNLVFNSETVPSPQRFDIGKDFELSWNTSNGGSLSISHRWQPRRAIWSTVPGQAFVSAAVAQTRVEESRGSFVVEDICVDLVCHHQTIQDIRVISQSDHHDSPSGFSGLDLESDSPGTQFPIVLVTGWVFNTERRKKRFLKFEGKGSSACAKYWVLFEQKCSHQIGFQVKLGQPNFEFPTKAATYKGFRTRLLGRFQKPRLRWSWSFTRPRGFVLLPSEAQQFKEFNRVCLTYSSEEKERFYGFGEQFSFMDFKGKRVPIFVQEQGIGRGDQPITFAANLVSYRAGGDWSTTYAPSPFYMTSKMKSLYLEGYDYCVFDLTQHDKVQIKIHGNSVEGRILHGNSPTELIECFTETIGRPPKLPDWIISGAVVGMQGGTKSVRRIWNELKSYNAPVSAFWLQDWVGHRETLVGSQLWWNWEVDSTRYMGWQQLIKDLSAQHIKVMTYCNPCLAPCHEKSNIRRNLFEEAKKLDILVKDKQGEPYMVPNTAFDVGMLDLTHPDTGNWFKQILQEMVDDGVRGWMADFGEGLPVDATLYSGEDPISAHNKYPELWAQINREFVEEWKANRVGKEKEDPQEALVFFMRAGFRDSPKWGMLFWEGDQMVSWQIHDGIKSAVVGLLSSGISGYAFNHSDIGGYCAVNLPFIKYRRSEELLLRWMELNAFTTVFRTHEGNKPSCNSQFYSNERTLAHFARFAKVYIAWKFYRIQLVEEATHRGLPVCRHLFLHYPNDEHVHNLSYQQFLIGTEILVVPVLDKGMNNVKAYFPTGNDCWQHVWTGKQFTEEGFETIVEAQIGYPAVFVKTGSVVGETFLKNLRDLKIL, translated from the exons atgagtgcCCTCAAGATCACCAAAAAGCACCACAAACACTTGAACAATCCTTTCCCTTCcgcacctctctctctcccgctCATCCAAGGAAACCTTGTCTTTAATTCTGAAACGGTGCCTTCACCCCAACGTTTTGATATTGGAAAGGATTTTGAGCTGTCTTGGAACACCAGCAATGGCGGGTCTTTGTCAATTTCTCACCGATGGCAGCCCAGGAGAGCCATATGGTCCACCGTTCCTGGTCAAGCCTTTGTCTCTGCAGCAGTGGCTCAAACACGAGTGGAAGAAAGCAGGGGTTCTTTTGTGGTCGAAGACATTTGTGTTGATCTGGTTTGCCATCACCAAACCATTCAAGACATAAGGGTGATCAGTCAGTCTGATCATCATGATTCTCCATCTGGGTTTTCAGGGCTGGACCTGGAATCAGATTCTCCAGGTACCCAATTCCCTATTGTCCTTGTAACTGGCTGGGTTTTCAATacggagaggaggaagaagcgTTTTCTGAAATTTGAGGGGAAGGGATCTTCTGCTTGTGCAAAGTATTGGGTTTTGTTTGAACAGAAATGCAGTCATCAAATTGGGTTCCAAGTGAAGCTCGGACAACCCAACTTTGAATTTCCCACCAAAGCAGCTACTTACAAGGGTTTTAGAACTAGGCTGCTGGGTCGGTTTCAGAAACCCAGGCTGCGGTGGTCTTGGTCCTTTACGAGGCCCAGAGGGTTTGTCTTGCTTCCCTCTGAGGCTCAACAATTCAAAGAATTCAACAGGGTGTGCCTGACATATTCAAGTGAAGAAAAGGAGAGGTTTTATGGATTTGGGGAGCAATTCTCTTTTATGGATTTTAAGGGCAAAAGGGTGCCCATTTTTGTTCAGGAACAGGGTATTGGGAGAGGAGATCAGCCTATTACCTTTGCAGCTAACTTAGTCAGTTACAG GGCTGGCGGCGATTGGAGTACAACCTATGCTCCTTCCCCATTCTATATGACTTCAAAGATGAAATCTCTTTACCTTGAAGGATATGATTATTGCGTATTTGATCTAACACAACATGACAAAGTTCAGATAAAG ATACATGGGAATTCAGTAGAGGGACGGATATTGCATGGAAACTCACCGACTGAGCTCATTGAATGTTTCACTGAAACCATTGGGAGACCTCCTAAACTTCCAGACTGGATTATTTCTGGAGCTGTTGTTGGCATGCAGGGTGGCACAAAATCTGTACGTCGTATTTGGAATGAGCTTAAGAGTTACAATGCTCCAGTTTCAGCATTCTGGTTGCAG GATTGGGTGGGCCACAGAGAGACATTGGTTGGATCACAACTCTGGTGGAATTGGGAAGTAGATTCAACAAGGTATATGGGATGGCAACAACTAATCAAAGATCTTAGTGCTCAGCATATTAAAGTGATGACATACTGCAACCCATGTCTAGCTCCG TGTCATGAAAAGTCAAACATAAGGAGAAACCTCTTTGAGGAAGCAAAGAAGTTGGACATATTAGTGAAAGACAAGCAAGGAGAACCTTATATGGTTCCAAATACTGCTTTTGATGTAGGAATGTTGGACTTGACACATCCAGATACTGGAAATTGGTTCAAGCAGATTCTTCAGGAAATGGTTGATGATGGAGTCAGAGGGTGGATGGCTGATTTTGGTGAAGGCCTGCCTGTGGATGCCACCCTCTATTCAG GCGAAGATCCTATTTCAGCCCACAACAAGTACCCAGAGCTATGGGCCCAAATAAATAGAGAGTTTGTGGAAGAATGGAAAGCTAACCGTGTGGGAAAGGAGAAAGAAGATCCACAAGAGGCCTTGGTCTTTTTCATGAGGGCTGGTTTCAGAGATAGCCCCAAATGGGGAATGCTATTTTGGGAAGGAGATCAGATGGTAAGTTGGCAGATTCATGACGGAATAAAGAGTGCTGTTGTTGGTCTACTCAGCAGTGGAATTTCAGGGTATGCTTTCAATCACAGTGATATTGGAGGGTACTGTGCTGTAAATTTACCTTTCATCAAGTATCGAAGAAGTGAAGAATTGCTTTTGCGATGGATGGAGCTAAATGCTTTCACCACTGTTTTCCGGACACATGAA GGAAACAAACCATCTTGCAACAGTCAATTCTACTCAAATGAGAGAACTCTAGCTCATTTTGCACGATTTGCTAAAGTCTATATAGCTTGGAAGTTCTATAGGATCCAGCTCGTCGAG GAAGCGACTCATAGAGGCCTGCCTGTATGCCGCCACTTATTTCTGCATTACCCTAATGATGAACATGTTCATAATTTGAGTTACCAGCAGTTCTTGATTGGTACTGAGATTCTGGTGGTGCCTGTCCTCGACAAAGGTATGAACAATGTGAAGGCTTATTTTCCAACTGGTAATGACTGTTGGCAACATGTATGGACTGGAAAGCAGTTTACTGAAGAGGGTTTTGAAACCATAGTAGAAGCTCAAATTGGTTACCCTGCTGTATTTGTTAAGACTGGTTCCGTTGTTGGAGAGACGTTTTTGAAAAACCTCAGAGATTTGAAAATTCTTTAA
- the LOC133724746 gene encoding pentatricopeptide repeat-containing protein At1g80270, mitochondrial-like, producing MWALRRRVSLPLRKQGFSIGTSHACCANLELPITYIQDKPSFLESPQSVSGGYLPSKRLYYTTDVLSKFSIDRRSLSSQAGTKSSGEEDDLEDGFSELETPPTAEAIQVSNTNDENEDELISGPEVSDDEEDIEPSQNELELSETETDPNEKRSPRRRDVSALFKAILEFPGLSVHSALDKWVKEGNDLSRAEISLAMLNLRRRRMFGRALQLSEWLEAHKQIEFTERDYSSRLDLISKIRGLQKAEKYVELIPQSFRGEVIYRTLLANCVAANNLKKAEDIFNKMKDLEFPVTPFTCNQLVLLYKRLDKKKIADVLLFMEKENVKPTAFTYKLLIDTKGQSNDIAGMEQVYETMKTEGIEPDITVKAIMAKHYASGGLKEKAEVLLKEMEGGNLKENRWACRTLLPLYAELGQVDEVGRVWKVCVSNPRVEECLAAIEAWGKLNKIEEAEAVFDKMLKTWKRLSSRQYAVLLKVYTNHKMLAKGKDLVKLMADSNCEIGPLIWDALVKLYVETGEVEKADSILQKAAEKNQKKPMFSSYMAIMDQYSRRGDIHNSEKIFYRMRQAGYTARLRQFQSLVQAYINAKAPAYGIWERMKSDNIFPNKALLGQLTQVDPFKKTAVSDLLD from the exons ATGTGGGCTCTTCGTCGTCGTGTATCTCTTCCTCTCAG GAAGCAAGGATTTAGCATTGGAACTTCCCATGCTTGTTGTGCTAATTTGGAGCTACCAATTACTTACATACAAGACAAGCCTTCTTTCCTCGAGTCCCCTCAATCAGTGTCCGGTGGATATCTGCCTTCCAAGAGATTATACTACACAACGGATGTTTTGTCAAAGTTCTCTATAGATAGACGCAGCCTTTCTTCACAAGCTGGTACAAAAAGCAGTGGGGAGGAAGATGACTTGGAAGATGGGTTTTCTGAACTTGAAACGCCACCTACTGCTGAGGCAATTCAGGTGAGCAATACAAACGATGAAAATGAAGATGAATTAATCTCTGGACCAGAAgtctctgatgatgaagaagacattGAACCTTCTCAAAATGAGCTGGAGTTATCTGAGACAGAGACCGATCCAAATGAGAAAAGGTCGCCAAGGAGAAGGGATGTTTCAGCACTTTTCAAAGCCATCTTAGAATTTCCGGGTTTATCTGTTCATAGTGCTCTGGATAAGTGGGTTAAAGAAGGAAATGATTTAAGCAGGGCAGAGATCTCATTGGCCATGCTAAACTTACGCAGACGTCGAATGTTTGGGAGGGCATTGCAG CTCTCAGAGTGGTTGGAAGCACATAAGCAGATCGAATTTACTGAAAGAGATTATTCATCTCGCCTGGACTTAATTTCCAAAATACGTGGCCTCCAGAAGGCAGAGAAGTATGTTGAGTTGATCCCACAGTCCTTTAGAGGTGAGGTAATCTACCGAACCCTGTTGGCTAATTGCGTTGCTGCCAACAATTTGAAGAAAGCCGAGGACATTTTCAACAAAATGAAGGATCTAGAATTCCCAGTTACCCCATTTACGTGCAACCAGTTGGTCCTTCTTTACAAAAGGCTTGACAAGAAGAAAATAGCAGATGTCTTGCTTTTTATGGAGAAAGAAAATGTGAAACCGACTGCCTTCACTTAtaaactattaatagataccaAAGGCCAATCCAATGACATAGCTGGAATGGAACAAGTTTACGAAACAATGAAAACTGAAGGCATTGAACCAGACATTACTGTAAAAGCTATAATGGCTAAGCATTATGCCTCTGGTGGACTGAAAGAAAAAGCTGAGGTTCTTTTGAAGGAGATGGAAGGCGGTAACTTAAAGGAGAACCGCTGGGCTTGCCGAACTTTGCTTCCCCTTTATGCAGAACTGGGTCAGGTTGATGAAGTGGGGAGAGTTTGGAAGGTTTGTGTGTCAAATCCTCGGGTTGAAGAATGCTTGGCTGCAATTGAAGCTTGGGGAAAGTTGAATAAAATTGAAGAAGCAGAGGCGGTTTTTGATAAGATGTTGAAAACATGGAAGAGACTTTCTTCCAGGCAGTATGCTGTGCTTTTGAAGGTGTATACGAACCATAAGATGCTTGCGAAAGGCAAAGATCTTGTTAAGCTTATGGCAGATAGCAATTGCGAGATTGGCCCATTAATTTGGGATGCACTTGTAAAACTCTATGTGGAAACTGGAGAGGTTGAAAAGGCTGATTCTATTTTGCAGAAGGCTGCTGAGAAGAACCAGAAGAAGCCAATGTTTAGTTCTTATATGGCTATTATGGATCAATATTCAAGGAGGGGTGATATCCATAACTCAGAAAAGATATTTTATAGGATGAGACAGGCCGGTTACACAGCTCGACTTCGTCAGTTCCAATCTCTTGTCCAGGCCTATATAAATGCCAAGGCTCCAGCCTATGGAATCTGGGAGAGAATGAAGTCGGATAATATCTTTCCCAACAAAGCTCTGCTTGGGCAGCTGACACAAGTCGATCCATTTAAGAAGACAGCAGTGTCTGATTTGCTTGATTGA